One Papio anubis isolate 15944 chromosome 18, Panubis1.0, whole genome shotgun sequence genomic window, GGGCAGCCTCCCTAATGCATATTCTGAAGGCTGGGCGCAGGCCAGGCCCTGGCATGGCTGGTTCCATTCCTCCATTTCCTCCCTGCTTGTTTCCTTCCCCTCTGAATCCTGGATTCCTCTCAGCCTCCTGTTCATGGTCTTCCAGGAAGACTGTTTGCCTGTTACTAAACTCTCTGCCTTTCTCACCATTTACTCAGCCTTAGTAGTTCTGCTTATTCTTAGCCAGAGAGGGGACTGAAGTGGTCAGACAGGGCAAAGCCAGTGCTCAATGACTGCTATGGGGGCACTGCTCTCCGCTCCCCACCTCTGGTCCTGCCCTTTGCTGACCACCTAGAGTCCTCGCTTCACCAGAGCTCTCCCAGTGTTGATGCTGGCCTGGAAGCTGTGCATCTGGAGGCTCTTTCATGGAAGGAGTGGTGTTGGAAAAGTGGAAAAAGAGCCCAGCGAGGAGctagaaggagaaaaggagagtgaGGGCGAGTGGGTGTGGATATGCGTGTCTGTGAGTGCCTGCCTGCCCCTTTCCGAGCCTGCTGTCTCTTCTGTATATGCATGTTTCTGTCTCCCAGAGAAGCTGTGTTCAGCCAGACAGACAGAAAGGGATCCCAGACTTGGGATCTATGAATGAGAGCCTCAGACCCTGAAGTTGCTCCCAGCGAGATGCACCAGGCCCCATGGCAAGAGCAAAAAGGCAGCAGCAAGATGCTGATGGCCTGAGAGGTGTCAACGTCAGAGGTGCCAGCATGAGGTGGATGGCCTCCTCTCCCAGCAGGGGGCATGCTGCAGCCCCTGAAGACCACCAGGCACAACCCCGATCAGAAACCAGTGTGATTTCCTTGCCATTACCCTGTGAGGCCTGGAAAGAGAGGAGTCTATCTGAAGAGGAGCCCCTCAGGCCACCAAGTTGCCTGGGTGCCCATCCCCAGATCATGCTGCCCCAGCTGGGGCCCTACCCTGCCCCCAGGTTCCTGGCACCATGTGCCTTGCAGGAACAGGCCTCCACATTTACCCTCCTGCCTTTGGACTGAGTTTCCCCTCCATCTTCCCCGTATTCTTGAGGACTCTGACACTTGGCAGAAACCAGGATCTGTTGGGCTGGGCAGTCAGGTTCtttctccagcctcctctcctgtGAGCATTTCAAGCTGGCGAGGCACTCTGAGCCAGCCCATCTGATCATGGCTGGCCCCTGCCCTGAGGCTGGCAGCATCCCAGGCGTGTGGCTGTAGGAGAGGTCTGTAGTCCTTGCTCACTGCTGTGTTCTTGCACCCTGCAGAGATCCAGAAGCTGGTGCTGGAGGGCCGTGTGGGCGAGGCCATCGAGACCACCCAGCGCTTCTACCCAGGGCTGCTGGAGCACAACCCCAACCTCCTCTTCATGCTCAAGTAAGTCTTGGGCATGACCCCAGCTCCCCCAGAGTCCAGCCCCTCTCAGCTGGTGGTGGGAACGTCAGCCTGGACCACAACCAGAGCATTATTGCTCCGCTCCCTCCGCAGGTGCCGGCAGTTTGTGGAGATGGTGAATGGGACGGACAGTGAGGTCCGCAGCTTGAGCTCCCGAAGCCCCAAGTCCCAGGACAGCTACCCTggctcccccagcctcagcccccgaCATGGCCCCAGTAGTTCCCACATGCACAACACAGGTCAGCCACTCTCCAGAGGGCTCTGGGAAGAACTGGTGTGGAGGAGAGAGGCCACCCCACATACCCTTTCCTGGGCTGGGCTCCGGGCTCGCTGCTGGATTTGGGAGAAGGGAAATGGGACCACTGTGGTTATTCTTGGGGCTCCACTTGAGGGCAAGCTGCCCCTCCTCTTCTGACTGTCCCCCTGGCTTCTAGGAGCAGACAGTCCCAGCTGTAGCAATGGCGTCGTGTCCACCAAGAGCAAACAGAACCACAGTAAATACCCTGCACCCAGCTCCTcatcctcgtcctcctcctcctcgtcctcctcttCCCCATCCTCCGTCAATTACTCCGAGTCCAACTCAACAGACTCCACCAAGTCCCAGCCCCACAGCAGTACCAGTAACCAGGAGACCAGGTGCCTGCCTtgctctgcttcctcctctgccttctgccccaTGCCAGCTGGGCCCATTGCAGTCTATCCTTTGAGTGCCCTGCCCTTCACCCCCAGCCTCCATCTCAGGTCTGTGCCTGGAGTCCTAGCTTTTGGCCCACTGGGCCAGATGTCAGCTCTGGCTTCTGGTCCTCCCCACGATTTAGCTGCACTTTCCTTGGCCTTGGCTTTCTCCAGAGGCTCCAGTGATACCAGGCTGAGGATGTGGTCTCCTCCAAAGAGGCCGGGCCTGTGAGAACCCTCAGGGTCCATCATGAGGGAGCTTTCCCTGGCTCTGGCTTTATAGACAGCCAGGTTGGGCAGGCAGGGGAAGCTAAGCCGCAGGCTAGAGCTCTAGGTGGCTCTCAGCATCCCCAGATACACCTCAAGGCTGACCTGGGTTTGGCTCCCAACCAGTGCCACAGAGATGCCCATGGGGGCCATGGGGCCCAGTCAGTAGGTTGGGGAATATGTAGAAGAGGTGTGTGAACTCAGAGGAGGGCCAGGGACGGGGAAATCACAGAGGCAGCACTGGGACAAGGGTGGGAATCAGGTGACAGGCCTCTGAGGATAGCTGGTGTCACAGTAGGGGTCAAGTGCTGAAGACTTGGAAGCCTGAGCTGTCCTTTCATGTTCCTGGGGGGTCCTCGGTTTACCCACAGCAACCCATGGCTATAGCCTGAAAGGAGGCCCAACCAGGCAGCTCCAACCACACCCCCTGGGCCAACTCCCACCTCAACCCTTCCCCACAGTGACAGtgagatggagatggaggcagagcaCTACCCCAACGGTGTGCTAGGAAGCATGTCCACGCGCATTGTTAACGGTGCCTACAAGCATGAGGACCTGCAGACGGATGAGTCCAGCATGGGTGAGAGCCACGGCCTGGTGTGCTATTCTTTGAGGGCAGTGTGCAGTCTGGGTGCCCTCTTCCCCTGGGAGGAGCTGGGCTAGGCAGGCTTTGGCATCTTGAGAAGCTCCAGCCAGACCTTGTCCACTGCCTCCTTAGCCAATTGTGAATGGGTCCTTGAGGTGGCTCCAAATGTACGAAGGCCCTGGCCTGTGCCAAGACCACCTGTGTTTGAGGCTAGAGTGTGTTCGAGAGCGTGGCCACCCTAATGAGCACCCTGCGTCTGTGCGGGCTGGGAAGAGGGACAGCTTCCAAGTCCTCCCTGAACCCTAGACTGTGTGCCAGGTGGACGAAGAGAAGAATGCCTCAACTGTAGCTGCCTTACCTGTTCCTCCCAGTccttcctgccccaccccagtcCTGCCCTTCCCTCCTCACCTCTCCTAATGTATTCTTCACTGCGTTCTGGATGCAGATGACGGGCATCCTCGGCGGCAGCTCTGTGGGGGCAACCAGGCTGCCACAGAAAGGATCATTCTGTTTGGCCGTGAGTTGCAGGCATTGAGTGAGCAGTTGGGCCGGGAGTACGGCAAGAATTTGGCCCACACAGAGATGTTGCAGGTACAGGATGAGCCAGACCTCATGCAGAGCAGGCCCCATTTGGTGTTGGGGGCAGGGTGGCTCTGGGAGAGTCCAGGGGGCAGCAGGAAAGAGTGGGCTCCAGCCAGGTCTGCAGAGGGAAGTGGGGCATCTGGGCCCACTGGACATGCGTGTCCAGGCTCTGGGGAGAGTATAGCCCTGCTCGACCCTACACCccacattccaggctgggcatcaTGCAGGGCCCTGTCTCTGGAGCCATGGGTAGCAGGGCGGGCTATGGTGTGTGCCACAGTCCTCTCAAGAATGCCCTGTTCTATAGGATGCCTTCAGCCTGCTGGCATACTCAGACCCCTGGAGCTGCCCAGTAGGCCAGCAGCTTGACCCCATCCAGAGGGAACCTGTGTGTGCTGCCCTCAACAGCGCCATTTTAGGTGAGtgaatctattttttattattattagagacagaatctgctctgtagcccaagctggagtgcagtggcacaatcttggctcactgcagtctccacctccgcctcccgggtttaagcgattttcgtgcctcagcctcctgagtcgctgggactaaggtgcatgccaccatgcctggctagttgtattttttgtagagatggggttttgccatgttggccaggtttgtcttgaactcctggcctcaggggatctgcctgcttcagcccaccaaagtgctggtattacaggtgtgagccaccatgcctggcctaggtgAGTGGATCTAACAAAAACAGAAGCTGGCCCATGGCTACCTGGGTGGTTCCCACCCCCAACTCCAACTGGCCCCAGTAAGAGCTGTTTGTCCACACTGGGGCAGCAGGCTCTGCATAGGCCCTGTCTGGTGACTCAGGACTCCTAGGCTCCCATGGTTGAACCTAAACCCTGACCTCCATCTGCCCAGCTGAGTTCATGATGGGTCCTAGGCCATGGCGGTGGGCCCAGGCCAGCCCAGTGCTCTACACTGGGCTAAGGACCTCAGGTTCCTGGCATGACCGCAGGGCCATGGCCTGGTGGCTGGGACATACTTACACAGAGGTACTGAACACTCTGTTCCAAGAGAATCTGTCTACTGCCCCCTCTTTCCACTCCCAAGGGAACTTTGACCTGGGCCCAAACCCTGGGCAGGGCAGTGACCAGgccttttctttcctccacaGAGTCCCAGAACCTGCCAAAGCAGCCTCCTCTGATGCTCGCCCTGGGCCAGGCATCTGAGTGTCTCCGGCTCATGGCCCGAGCAGGCCTGGGTTCTTGCTCCTTTGCCAGAGTCGACGACTACTTGCACTAGCTGACCGTGCTGGCTGGCTCCGGCTGGCCCTCCGCTGGCCCCAGGGCTGGAGCTGCCCTGCCCTCCATAGGCACCTGGTGCAGGGACTGGGAAGCCATGGACAGAGTCCACTCCTCCTGCCTGGCCttttcccctctccctttccttccttccttcctttctctgcccACCACcccctcagtctctctctctccccttcacgTGCAGCGGCCTGTGACACAGTATTGACTGGTTACTCTCATGTAGCGCCTTCTATTTTGAAAGGGGGGGGTTTGTTTTGAGGAGGGGttggggtttttaaattttttttctcctgactgAGCCACCAGTATTTATCTCTGGAGAGTTTGTGCTGAGCTGGTTTCTGCTAATTTAGTGATGAAGCCTATCCAAGTTGGTGATAgcttattattttcataaataaaaaacaaatgagattttatatatatatatatataaatatatatatattaaaaaaaagacagtatttaTCGTAGCATTAGTGGTCCAGCACCTCTTGGGTGAGGCTGTCCAGGCACCATGTTTTCTTTGAGTCCAACTCATTAAAAAAGAATCATCTCTGTCACCTCAGCCAAGTGATTTAGTTTTTGCTCCCCCTTTTTTGAGTCACAGGCCGAGCTGCAGCCTAGGAAACCCAAATAGGGTTTGGTGGGCCACTTAGTGGGCATGGTTATGTTGGTTTATAGCACCCCAGGAACTGTGGGTCCGTAGGCCCCTGAGAGCTGGACAGAGCAGAGAACTACAGGGCCAAGGGTCCAGAGAAGTGATAACTTgacccagggccacacagcagaGGTAGAGGGTCCTTGGCCAGCACACTATCTACCACTCTACCCCACCTCCCACTGCTTGCCTtgctcccctttcctcccttttcaATACCTTACCTTCCCTTGTTGTTAAGATGGCCAAATAATACATTTACTCTAAATTGATTGCCTGGAAACTACCTGCCTTCGTCCTGAGAGCTTCTGTGTGTCAGGCTGCCGGAAAGAAGACTCCATTCCCAGGACAGAGGCCCTTGAGTACAGGGGCTGCTTTCTTCCTGCCTGGATCTTCACCATCTCTGCACAGCTCTGAGAGAATGGATGCTTTCTGTTGAGAAACCAGTACCTTGTGGAGGCAGGTTCTTGGGCTGCTACTCCAGGGAGTGTTTGGAATCCTTGATCCCCTAGGCCAGACTTCACTGCCACTGTACCAGACAGCTCCCTGCAGCTGGACCCTAGCCAGTCTTAGGAAAGACTGTTGGGAGTATTTGCTGGCCAGAGGATGGGACTCCATCAGCTTTACAGATGTCCCACCAGCTGTTTCAGATAGATCCTCACAGCTGGCGGAGTAAAAATGGTCCCGCTACCATTGGGGAATCAGAAAAGGAAAGGCTGAGATGGTTGCCAGGACTTGGGGTGGCCCATCTGTGGAGAGGACTGGCTGCcctggaggaggaaagggaggaagccTACACAGAGGAGCACCAGGACGGGCTGGAATTATCATACGTGCTTCACAGTGTGAGGGGAGTGCAGAAGCCGCCCATGCAAAGAGTAGGGTCAGCCATGGCAAGGCCAGAAGTTGAACTTTCAGTCCCTGCCTGAATCTGGGCTGTGCAAGCTCCTGCTCCATACTGGTGGACATGGGAATGGTTGGTGTGGCCTGAGATACTCATTGCTCACCAGGCCTCACTGGGCCCacagctgggcaacaagaaaaaTGATTGAATTGGACCAACTGCTGGTGATGGGGCCAGGGCCCTGGGCCCTGTGCTCTCAGAATTCTGCCTTGGGAAATGATCCTATAGCTGCTGCTTTTTCTTGGTCCTTGGGGCTGGCAGGCCCATAGACCATGGCCTGTTAGGAGGTGTCCTGTCCGTAAAGGAAATTCATCTCTTGTGACAGCCTGGGGCTACCTAGCTCCCAAACCCAGAGGTTGGAAATATCAGGCTGTTAAAATGATCACAGCCTAGCAGGATTGGGAATTGAAACCACAGGCCTTTGCAGTTGGAATGGGGTTCAGTGAACATCTCCCCCATTCCTCTCCtgctacagataaggaaacagacccaggagattaagtgacttggctaaagtcacacagcaaattaGTAGCCGAGCCGAGACTATCCCTTATCCCTGTGGGTTGGGCAACACTGTTTATTTAGTCCTGAAACTGAATGGCAGATAAGCCCCATGAGGGGTTAGGCTGATGTGCCCTCCAGCAGTATGTGAGAAGCTGCTACCTTCAGGGTTGTGTCAGGGATGAGGATGGGTGCCTGAGCTTAGGTTGTGGAGTGGCTGAGAGGGCCCAGGAGGGCTCGGGACAGCTGTGTGCTGCATGGGGTTGGGTGTCTGCCTGGCTTGCACTCAGTACCCATGGCCACCTCCCCATTTTCTGTGCCTTATCTCACTGTTTCAGCTGAGTCCAAGTTGTTTACTCTGTTCCTCTCCAGAGGGGCTCTCTGTCCCAGTTGGGCAGCTCACCTTTGGGACATAAGCCTTTGCCCCACAAGCCGTGGAGAGGGCCAAAACCAAGCTGCTTGAGCCCACTCTCTTGCTAAGAGTCCAGGCCTGCCTGCCAGCCGGAGGTGCCCCTTATGCACATCCAGTCCTACCAGCCTGCTTCCAGGAGCCTAGAGTGGGAAAGGCACCTGGGGGAGCCCTGGTGAAGGGCTAGACCTGACTCGTGGCGGCAGGAGGAAGACCTGGCTTTCTTGGTTTGTCCAGCTCTGGGGAGCAGCCTTCCCTACTCACTTTCCCCTTGCGGCACCAAATGGTCACTCCTTCCAGAGCAAAAACTGGCACTCATAGCAAGCCAGAACCCCCATTCCCATCCACATGGGTCTGTGGCTGGGTGCAGGCCATGAAAACGGACACCACGAGACAGAAGTGGGGACTGCCTGGCCACCCAGCGCCTTCCCACTCCTTAAGCAAGCACAAAGAAGATAAGGCAGAGAACTGTCAGAGCTGAAAGTTCCTTTGGTTGCTCACAACTCAGGTATGCACCCGTGTGGCAGCCAGGCAGTGGAGCCCTACTAGACTGCCAGTCTCATGCACCCAGACCTGTGGCCAGACTGTGGCCTCTGGCTGCCTCAGGCACTTGCCTCTTTGCATCGGGTTTTCCTCCATTAGTAACTACAGCTGAAACAGACATCCTCCACATTGTGCACACTGGTTTTGCCTTTGTCCTCGAGAGTTGATACTTGGCATTAGCATGAAACTTGTGGGTGTGGGAGGATGGAGAGAGAACTCTAACACAAAACATCTTATTAAAATTGTACttgagagattaaaaaaaaaaaaaaactcctgttgTATTTtgacagaattatttttattaaaatacacatCCATGAGCAGTCATGTGTGTCTGGTCTCTGTTTTGAGTCTTATTGAGGTTGGCACCCCTTCTGTGACACATCCTGTCCTAAAGGATTTgggcccttcccagcctctcaaGTGCCCAGGCCCTTAGGTGCCTTCCTCAAGGACCCTTGAAACTGTATTTGTAAGACCCCAAAGAGGACAGGTACTTAAACCTCAGTTCTCTCTTGAAACGGCTTTCACCTTAGACAAGGAAAAAGTAGCAAATTCACCTAAAGAGcctgggagcagtgactcacgccaATAATcttagcacgttgggaggctgaggcaggtggatcccttgagctcaggagttcgagaacagcctgggcaacatggcgaaaccctgtctctacaaaaaatacaaaaattggccaggtgcagtggctcacgcctgtaatccaagcactttgggaggccgaggtgggtggatcacgaggtcaggagatcgagaccatcctggctaacatggtgaaaccccatctctactaaaaatacaaaaaattagctgggtgtggtggcaggtgcctgtagtcccagttactcgggaggctgaggcaggagaatggtgtgaacccgggacgcggagcttgcagtgagccgaagtcataccactgcactccagcctgggtcaaggctgcagtcagctgagatcgtaccactgcactccagcctgggtgacagagtgagaccctgtctcaaaaaaaaattcaactaaatAAAGGTGGGCCACAGGAACTTCTCCCaacaaaaataagatattaaGAATACATtccagagccaggtgcagtggctcacacctgtaatctcagcactttgggaggtcgaggtgagcggatcacctgaggtcaggagtttgagaccagcctggccaacatggtgaaaccccgtctctactaaaagtacacaaattagctggacgaggtggcgggctcctgtaatcccagctactagggaggctgaggcaggagaattgcttgaacctgagaggcaaaggtttcagtgagccaagatcgcaccactgcactccaccctgggtgacaagagcaaaactccatctcaaacaacaacaacaacaaaacattccagggccaggtgcagtggctcatgcctgtaatcccagcactttgggagaccaaggcaagaggatcgcttgaccccaggaattcgaggccaatctgggcaacatagtgagactctgtctctacaaaaaatggaaaaaattagacatgttggtgtgtgcctgtggccccagcttctcaggaggctgaggctggaggattgcttgagcctgggtggttgaggttgcagtgagccatgatcgagccactgtactccagcctggatgacagagcaaggccctgtctgaaaaaaaaaaaatctaaatattattCTCCTCAAATATTGCACAGTCAGAAAGTTTTCTGAGCATACCTCTTTTGAGAGTTGTTGTTTTTGgggtggttttttttgagacaaaatcttgctctgtctcccaggctggagtgcagtggcatgattatggctcactgctacctcaacctcccaggctcatgcgatcctcccacctcagcctcccaagttgctaaaactacaggtatgtgtccccatgcctggctaagttttgtatattttattttattttattttattttattttttttgtatttttagtagagacggggtttcactgcattagccaggatggtctggatctcctgacctcgtgatccgcccgtctcggcctcccaaagtgctgggattacaggcttgagccaccgcgcccggcctttgtatattttatagagaagtttcaccatgttggccaggctggtctcaaactcctggtctcaagcaatcctcctgccttggcctcccaaagtaccaggataatgggcgtgagccatggcacccagcctgaCAGGTATTGAAATTAGCTTCCTGTCTCTTGTCTGAGGAGCAAGAGCTTGTGTTCAAAATCCTTGCATCGACAGCCCTGTTTACTGTGTTAACATGGAAAGttaacctcttcctcccagactGTTTCCCCATCCTTAAAACATGGTAAATCCTTCTGCCCCGTGGAGGTAGGGGATTATGGCAGATATACAGCAGCGCTTggcacacagggacacacacagtACACATGAGCATCCTTCCTCCATGAGGATGCCCACTGGTGTGACTGGCCCACTCCTGCCTCCCCTGTCCCCAAGGCACCAGGGTTTTATGCAGAGGAGGGATATGGTAGATCATGCTGGTGTCCACCTGGAGGTGGTACTGGAGACAAATGGGAGCAAAAGAACCCAGGCAGGAGGCTGCAAAGAGGGCAggtttgagaaatatttaggagAGAAATGGAGGTACAACAAGATGAATAACAATGTGAGGGAAATAGGAGAAGCAAGAGACAAGACAAATGCAGACTTTGGTTGGGGGTGACAGGATGGATAATAGTACCACAAAATAACACAGATAACAGAAGGGGGCAGGCAGTGGTTAAAAGTCACTGGAATTGGGAGGTTTGCCAAAGGAAAAGGGTTCTTCTGTAGTCTGGTAAATTAGGAAAACTGTCTTACAGATGTTCACAGTGATTGCCACCAGCTAATTAAAAGCTCACAATCCTGTGTTGAAATGTGTTGTTTAACCCTGCACTTTCCAAACTTACATTACTAGACTGTGTCACTCAATAGAATCTTATAGGACTATTACTCTATAGAATGCTCttaggggctgggtgcggtggcttatgcctgtaatcccagcactttgggaggccgaggcgggtggatcacgaggtcaggagatccagaccacggtgaaaccccatctctactaaaaatacaaaaaaaaaaaaaaaaaaaaattacccaggtgtgctggcgggtgcctgtagtcccagctactcgggaggctgaggcaggagaatggcgtgaactcgggaggcggagcttgcagtgagccgagatgacaccactgcactccagccttggtgacacagtgagactccatctcaaaaaaaaaaaaaaaaaaagaatgctcttAGGGAAGAGGTAGCATAGAGGGGAAAATGTGGGTTTTACATTAAGCATAAAGTCCTGGTTCTATATAAATAAAGCCAGAGTAGGCTCATTTTCCTCTGgactagtggttctcaactgggaatGATTTTGCTCCCAGGGAgacacttggcaatgtctggagatttTCTGGTAGTCACAACTGGGCttggggtgctactggcatctactGGGTagagccagggatgctgccaaacatcctacaatgcagaCAGCTCCCCCCATCCCTGCCCCACAAAGAATTATCAggtccaaaatgtcagtagtgccattGTTGAGAAATCCTACCCAAGAAGAGTGGAACTCTGAACAATGACTAAGAAACAGATCAAACAGGCACATTTTGACTCTGCCTCCCTTCCGCCTGGCTCTTGAGGATCCAGGAGAGAAAGGATAAAACACCATTAGAAGAGGGGGGGTTTAGGGGTTACAACTTCTTATCACTCTGGGAGCCTTCCATGCTCACAGGTGGTAGGAGTCCTGTCTCCTCCGCTCAAAGCAGGGATAGCTCTACTGCTAGTTAGCATATCTCAGTAGGAACTGCCTCACGCTTAGGTCAGCTGACATATTCTGTCATCACAGGCTGCTCTGGAATGATGGCTGGGAGACC contains:
- the RANBP10 gene encoding ran-binding protein 10 isoform X1, which encodes MAAATADPGAGNPQAGDSSSGGAGGGLPSPGEQELSRRLQRLYPAVNQQETPLPRSWSPKDKYNYIGLSQGNLRVHYKGHGKNHKDAASVRATHPIPAACGIYYFEVKIVSKGRDGYMGIGLSAQGVNMNRLPGWDKHSYGYHGDDGHSFCSSGTGQPYGPTFTTGDVIGCCVNLINGTCFYTKNGHSLGIAFTDLPANLYPTVGLQTPGEIVDANFGQQPFLFDIEDYMREWRAKVQGTVHCFPISARLGEWQAVLQNMVSSYLVHHGYCATATAFARMTETPIQEEQASIKNRQKIQKLVLEGRVGEAIETTQRFYPGLLEHNPNLLFMLKCRQFVEMVNGTDSEVRSLSSRSPKSQDSYPGSPSLSPRHGPSSSHMHNTGADSPSCSNGVVSTKSKQNHSKYPAPSSSSSSSSSSSSSSPSSVNYSESNSTDSTKSQPHSSTSNQETSDSEMEMEAEHYPNGVLGSMSTRIVNGAYKHEDLQTDESSMDDGHPRRQLCGGNQAATERIILFGRELQALSEQLGREYGKNLAHTEMLQDAFSLLAYSDPWSCPVGQQLDPIQREPVCAALNSAILESQNLPKQPPLMLALGQASECLRLMARAGLGSCSFARVDDYLH
- the RANBP10 gene encoding ran-binding protein 10 isoform X2; translated protein: MGWDKHSYGYHGDDGHSFCSSGTGQPYGPTFTTGDVIGCCVNLINGTCFYTKNGHSLGIAFTDLPANLYPTVGLQTPGEIVDANFGQQPFLFDIEDYMREWRAKVQGTVHCFPISARLGEWQAVLQNMVSSYLVHHGYCATATAFARMTETPIQEEQASIKNRQKIQKLVLEGRVGEAIETTQRFYPGLLEHNPNLLFMLKCRQFVEMVNGTDSEVRSLSSRSPKSQDSYPGSPSLSPRHGPSSSHMHNTGADSPSCSNGVVSTKSKQNHSKYPAPSSSSSSSSSSSSSSPSSVNYSESNSTDSTKSQPHSSTSNQETSDSEMEMEAEHYPNGVLGSMSTRIVNGAYKHEDLQTDESSMDDGHPRRQLCGGNQAATERIILFGRELQALSEQLGREYGKNLAHTEMLQDAFSLLAYSDPWSCPVGQQLDPIQREPVCAALNSAILESQNLPKQPPLMLALGQASECLRLMARAGLGSCSFARVDDYLH
- the RANBP10 gene encoding ran-binding protein 10 isoform X3; amino-acid sequence: MREWRAKVQGTVHCFPISARLGEWQAVLQNMVSSYLVHHGYCATATAFARMTETPIQEEQASIKNRQKIQKLVLEGRVGEAIETTQRFYPGLLEHNPNLLFMLKCRQFVEMVNGTDSEVRSLSSRSPKSQDSYPGSPSLSPRHGPSSSHMHNTGADSPSCSNGVVSTKSKQNHSKYPAPSSSSSSSSSSSSSSPSSVNYSESNSTDSTKSQPHSSTSNQETSDSEMEMEAEHYPNGVLGSMSTRIVNGAYKHEDLQTDESSMDDGHPRRQLCGGNQAATERIILFGRELQALSEQLGREYGKNLAHTEMLQDAFSLLAYSDPWSCPVGQQLDPIQREPVCAALNSAILESQNLPKQPPLMLALGQASECLRLMARAGLGSCSFARVDDYLH